Part of the Halorussus salinus genome is shown below.
ACGTAGCACTCCGCACAAACAACTGCGTCAGAAGACTTCGGCCCTCCTCGGTGAGGTCGCAGGTGAATCCCCGCGCGTCGTCCGGGTGATCGCTCTTGGCGACGAAGCCGCGTTCGACTAACTCATTCAGTCGCGGATAGAACTGGCCGCCCTCGGTATTCGTCTGACCGAGCGCTTCCAGTTCGTCCATGACATCCGTCCCAACCGGAGTGTCGTTCGCTTGGTTCGCGCGGTAGGTCGCCAGCAAGAGATCGCGTTTATAGCTCGTGAGATCGGCCGCCGTCGTCGCGATTGAGCGAGACGGCTTCATCGACTCTCACCTCCCGTGCGAGCAGTAGGTCCGCCGGGGAGTGTGCAACCACAGGGTTGGACCGTATGCTGGCTCGGGCTATCGGCAGTGATCGCGGCAATCTTCGAATTACAACACGGACACTCACCATCTTCCAGCGTCGTCGTGGTACTCATTGGCTGGTCACCTCCTCGTTCGCACGGCGAATCCGCTGACAAAACTGACAGGGTGCGTACCGCTGTGCTTGGGCTTCGCGACGGGCGAGTTGCGTGAGGTCGTCGTGGTCAACCGGGCACAGCGGGTCGTCGTTCTCGTCGGTTTCGTGGTAGGCATACGACCGCTGGCCCGTCGAACGAATGACCAGAACTGTTTCGTGTTCTGGGTAGCGGTCGTTCTTGATACGTATGTCGAGGTCCTCGCGCGTCGGGTCGTCCACCGTCTCCGGATCCGGACAGGTGTGCGACGAGAGTTGAATCGTTGGTGTCCCACAGTTGTCGCACACATCGAACGTCTCGGGAATCGCCTCAGTGAGATCCGGGCCGACCTCCTCGATAGCGTGGGTCATTTCGAGCTACCTCCATGCAGGCCGACCGCATCCGCGCGGCGCTTGGCATGTTCGATGAGGGGTTGCTCGGCAGTGTCGGTCGTCGCGTACTCGTTCGTGCGGCCATCCCTCTCGGCCTTCTCTAACAGACCGCATTCCACGAGTTGATCGAGATTCTGATAGAGGCGAGAATGATTGATATCATCGCCATACTGTTCATCGAGGTAGGCCTTGATGGCGAGACCTTTCGGCGGGGTGTCATTGTCGCGTTCCAGCGCGCGCACCGCGTACAGCAAGTCGCGCTCGAACGCTCGGAGGGTTCCGACCGATGTGAGAGTGTCAGCACTCATGCCCCGACACCTCCCGTCGAGTGGGTGATTGCTAGACTATCCGCTGGTCGTGCGGGAGTTTCAAGTCCCGCCGTCGTGTTTGCGTACATGCTTCCGTAGGCTGGATACGGGAGCGTCTCGCGGACCCGGTGGCCCAAACACCGGTCCGCTTGCTTTCTGTGATGGACCCATCGAGGAGTGACGGGTCCGCGTATCGTTCCCGTTAGAGAACATGTGCGAACACAGGGTACATAAATCTTCACATCAATTGTTGTGTCGTTCCTCAACAATCGTTGTGCAAGACTAGACATATCGACGCCGGTAAAAATGAGCGATTGGTGGTCCTCATCATGCGCAGACCCGGCGATTGGATGCAACTCCCCACCGACGAGCGCATTCTGGAAACGCTCGAATCGTCGGGTCTGATTCTCTCCCCCGCCGTTATCGCCAAGAACATCGACAGAAGCCGTCACGAAGTGAATCGGCGATTGACGGCTCTCGTGGACTACGGCCTTGTTGAGCGCGAAGAGAGAGGCTACTACATTATCAGCGAAACAGGCCAGCAGTATCTCGCGGGAGAGTTCGACGCGAGTACGCTCGACGAAGACGAGAAGTAGCCTGATGTCCAGCACGTCCGTCCATCGGTGAACTCGACTGTTACTCGTGTTTTTGATCGGCTTTGTCGCCGCGAGCGTCGAGTTCGTTATCTGGGTGACCTCGCTGGTGTAGCGCGCTCGCTTGACCGCCGTGTACTCGCGTTCAAAACGAGATTTGATGCCGAGACCCCTCGGCGAGTTCTCACTGTCACGTTCGAGCGCCCGGACCGCGTAGAGGAGATCACGCTCGAACGCTCGAAGATTCTCGACCGACACGGAAGTGTCGGCGCTCATCGCTGGACACCTCGCGTCGTGTGGGCGATTGCTAGACTATCCGCTGGTCGTGCGGGACATTCAAGTCCCGTCTGAGTATAGGCGAACATGCGGTTCGTTTCTCCTAACGACCGCATGGTGGGCGCGTGGGCCAACACGCGTCCATTTCTGCTGGACGAATCACCCACCAGCGGCCGTTGGTATAGGTTTGCTAATCATGGATACATAAATGTAACCCTATACAGACTCAATCTAAGTCCATATAGGCTATACTTATCACTAGTCGGAGATATTAAACGCGCGCATATAAAATTCCGGGACATGCGACCTCGCCCCTCGTGGGCTGGCAAATATGACGACCCAATCTTGGAGTTCCTAGCCGATACTAATGCCGCCCTCCCTCCTGCAGTCGTGGCATTCAATCTTGAATGGCAGAACATCGTTTCGCCCGCCTACTCAACAGTAAAGAGACGAATGCGCAAACTCACAACTCACGGCCTCCTCGAAAAAGTTGACCAAGAAGCCGGATACTATGCTATCACCGACAAGGGCCGAGCGTATCTCGCAGGCGATCTTGACGCCGAAGCACTGGAAAACGACGAGGAGTAGTGTGATGAGTG
Proteins encoded:
- a CDS encoding helix-turn-helix transcriptional regulator, which encodes MSADTLTSVGTLRAFERDLLYAVRALERDNDTPPKGLAIKAYLDEQYGDDINHSRLYQNLDQLVECGLLEKAERDGRTNEYATTDTAEQPLIEHAKRRADAVGLHGGSSK
- a CDS encoding transcriptional regulator, coding for MRRPGDWMQLPTDERILETLESSGLILSPAVIAKNIDRSRHEVNRRLTALVDYGLVEREERGYYIISETGQQYLAGEFDASTLDEDEK